The sequence AATCGTTCTAAGCGGCGTCCTAGTAAAATCAATTTGTCACCATTTGCGGCAAAGGTTTGCGCCATCGCTCTTCCAATACCACTAGATGCACCTGTAATGAGCACTGTCCGATTCATTCAATCACCTCTTTCATTAGTATTATAGCACATTCCACAAAAAAGCGGGATAATCCCGCTAATCAAATTATATAAACAACTTCATAAACCGAATGAGGTACTGGTTGAATTCAACTTGTCGAGAATAGTAGATATTTCCGCCATTCACGTACAACTTTCCCCCATTTAGCACCGCAATCGGGTGGTAATAGGTATAGGTCTCACCATCAGAATTTCCCAGACTAGGAGCAACGATGGTAAGGGAATAGTTCTTTGATAATTCGATAGTATTTTCACCACCATTTGCAGCAACATAAGAAATATAACCTGGCCCATAATTATAGGCTTGCACCGCTGTCCAACTGTCCAAATTAGCAGCTTCTGCTGCTGCAAACATCTGATTGAGATAAGCTACTCCTACTTGGATACTTTCTCGACTATCTGAAATAGTATTTGTCGTCCCTGTTTCAGCTTCACTAGACTGCATGACATCTGCCTTCAGCCCCTTTGTTTCCGTATATATCATTGCCAGAATCAAGTCCTCACTTGCCGGACTTTGGCTTGAAATCAATACTTCTTGTACAGTGCTTTGAAAGCTCAGAACCTGTTTCACGTTTGTACGAATCACATAAAACTGATAGGCTAAGAAAACAAGTACGACAAGAAAAATCGTTCTTGTTATTTTTTTCATTATTTTGTTTGAATATCCTCTATATTTTTGATTAGGATGGAGTAGGTTCCATTATCATTTTGAATGAACTCAACCGCTTCTGCATCCTGGTAAACAGCATTTGGTACTAAGAGTTCTATACCGTTTGACAAGGAGAGTTTTTGATTTTCAAATTTTTTGAGTTGACGGCTAGAGTCAATCTCTTCGAACGAAATAGGCTCTGGCACTACTTCCTTTAGTTCATCGACAAAAGACAGTCGAGCTGTTAAATTTTGATCAAACAACTGGTCTGCCAATTTTTCAGGTGAAAGTGCATTTTCTTCCTCTAAATGATTGAAAATAGCAGCCTTAACCTTGGATTGAAATTGAAAATCATCCTGATTGAACTTTTCAGCGATTTTTTGGGCTGTTTGCTCTACTGCTTTGATGGATTTTTTAGCAGAAATACGAGGATTATCCTGTAACAAATTATCTGAGAAATAGTGAAGAAAGGCACCGTTGTATTTAATACGTTTTTCAATCAAATGGTATTTGAATGAAAAACGGTTCAAAATAAATGCCTCGTCTGGAGCGGAGCCAGCACTAGGCAAATTATTTTGAGTGAGCGTATAAGGATTTTGGCTGTCAGTTTGTGAATGTACCAGATTCTCTCGTAGAGCAATGCGCATAAAAGCCAGGTGTTCTTGACCATTTTTCTCAAAATGAACAAAAATCAAATCATTTGTTTTGAGATTTTCAGATACAGAAAACTCTTCTTTCCAGACTTGGGCTATTTTTCTCGAACTTTCCAATAAATCATCAGTCAATAAGTCCAAGAAAGGACTTTCAGCTCCAAGTTGGCCAGTTTTAGCTTCATCTGAATAAACACGTTCAATTTTCTTGCGAAGATACTCCTCAATTTTGGGAGTAATTTGTACAAAATCGTCTGCCAAATGAAGCTCTGTATCATCAGGGGAAAATTGGTGTATAATCGCTTGTTTAATATAAATATCCATTAATCCAATTCATATAGAGGGAAGCGGTCTGTCAAAGCACGTACTTCTTGACGAACTTCTTCTAGAACGGCTTCATTTTCTGCGTTTTCAAGGGCTTTGATTGTCAACTCAGCAACCTTGCGAGCTTCTTCTACTCCAAAACCGCGAGCAGTAATGGCTGCAGAGCCAATACGGATACCACTTGTTTTGAATGGTGAGAGTTTTTCGTAAGGAATTGAGTTTTTGTTGAGAGTGATGTTCACTTCATCCAAGAGATGTTGTGCAACCTTACCGTTCTCAACAACTTTTGTCACATCTACCAAGAAGAGATGGTTGTCTGTGCCTCCTGTGATGACCTTGAAATTAGGGTTGGCAAGGAAGACTTCTGCCATGGCCTTGCTGTTGTCAATAATTTTTTGAGCATAATCTTTAAAGGCTGGATCTAAGACTTCTTTGAAAGACACAGCTTTTGCAGCAATAACATGCTCAAGTGGCCCCCCTTGGATACCAGGGAAGATAGCTGAATTGATTTTCTTGATGAGGGCTTCATCATTGGTCAAAATCAAACCACCACGAGGTCCACGAAGAGTTTTGTGGGTTGTTGTTGTTGTGATATGAGCGTGAGGAACTGGGTTTGGATGGAGACCAGCAGCTACAAGACCTGCAATATGGGCCATGTCCACCATTAATTTTGCACCAACAGCATCAGCAATTTCACGGAATTTAGCAAAGTCGATTGTACGTGCATAGGCTGAAGCACCTGCGACAATCAATTTTGGCTGCACTTCTTTTGCCTGCTCTAGAATTGCATCGTAATCCAGCAAACCTGTCTCTTCGTCTACATTGTAAGCAACGAAATTGTAGGTTTGTCCTGAGAAACTAACCGCAGCACCGTGAGTCAAGTGACCGCCAGCTGACAGGTCCATCCCCATCACTGTATCACCTGGTTCAATCAAGGCCATGTAAGCAGCACAGTTAGCTTGGCTACCTGAGTGTGGCTGAACATTGGCATACTGAGCACCAAAGATTTCTTTTGCACGTTCAATGGCAAGGCTTTCGATGACATCAACGCATTCTGTACCACCATAGTAACGGCGGCCTGGATATCCTTCAGCGTATTTGTTGGTCAAAATAGAACCTTGAGCAGCCATAACTGCTTTAGAAACAACGTTTTCAGACGCGATCAACTCGATATTATTTTGTTGACGGTTTTCTTCAGCTTGAATAGCTTCCCAAACTTCTTTGTCGAAATCTTTGTAGTCAACTTTGTCAAAAATCATGTGCGGTACTCCTTTATAAGTGCTTGATAAAGCGATAGTGTAATCTGTCAGATTCATATCCCAAATGCTCGTAAAAACGATGGGCTTGTTTTCGGTGCTCAGCTGGAAGTAAGTAAATTCAATCCCCGAATTCTATTTCAGGGATAGCAGCTTGGATTTCTTCCTGGCTAATACTGCCTTGACGGAGAATTCTAGCTTTTGGTCCTGAAAGATCTAAGATGGTTGAATCAATTCCAGTCAAGGCCTTGTCATCGGCAATTCCTTCCAATTTTTCGGAGAATTGTGATAGAAGTTTAGTAAACTCCTTACCACTTTCTTGTCCTGAAACATTCGCTGATGGTCCGATTAAGGGACCCGTTTCCGCAATCAAACGTAAAGTTTTTTCGTGCTTTGGAAGACGAAATCCAACGGTATCCAGTCCGGAATTGACCCAAAAAGGAACATTTTTGTTTGCTTTTAGGATAATTGTTAGCGGTCCTGGCATAAACCTATTATACAGTTTTTCCAGATAATGGGGTGGATTTTGACTGAAAAAATAAATATCGTTCAGATTTGAGACATTTAAGTTCATTGCCTTATCCCTCGGACGCTGTTTCAACTGATAGACACGATTGACCGCTTCTTCATTTAAGGCTTGAGCAAAGAGTCCGTAGACTGTCTCAGTCGGCAAAACCACGGCTCCACCATTTTCGAGGATTGTTCGGAGTTTATCCATTGTCATCCGCGACAACCTTTCTATCCTGACCAAATTGGTCTTTGAGGACTCGGATTCGTTTTTCGGGGAAATGCAGAGCGAGTAAGTCAGTTAGGTCTTGCCCCTGCTTGTAGCCAATTTCAAAGTAGAGTTTTCCATTTTTCTTCAAAAATGCCCCTGCTTGCTCTGCAATTTGTCTATAGATAGCCAGACCATCTTCTTCCGCAAATAAGGCCAGATGTGGCTCGGAAGTCAATACATTGAGTCCAACTTCGTCTGTGTCATCTGGCGAGATGTAGGGCGGATTGGAAACAATGATGTCAAAATGCCCTGTCACTGCTTGCAAGACATCCGATTCTAGAAAGTGGACAGAGACTTGATTGGTTTTTGCATTTTCCAGAGCCACTGCTAAGGCATCCTTTGAAATGTCAACCGCTACAACGTCCCAATCAGGTCTAGCTTTTGCAAGGGAAATAGCTATGGCACCGCTTCCTGTACCGATGTCTAAGATACGCAAATCTGCTCCGCTATTTTCCTGCAATATCAAATCAACTAATTCTTCCGTTTCAGGTCTTGGAATCAAGACTCGCTCATCTACCGCAAACTCCAAGCCATGAAAATCAGCCTTGCCGATAATGTACTGGGCAGGTCGGTGCTGGGAAAGTTGCTGAAAAATCGCCTCAATCTCTTCTTTGTCGGTCGGTGTGACTTCCTGACGGAGCAGGAGGAGAAATTCCGTAAAGTTCAATCCCTTTAAGCCACGAAAGGTGAAGGACAGGGATTCTGCCTCTTCACCGATTGCGACTAATTGTTTTTCGTATGCTGCAAATAATTGAGCGTAATTCATTATTTGTTAAGCTCTTCTAGTTTTTGCGTCTGATCGTAAAGTACAAGAGCATCTACGACTTCGTCCATCTTACCGGACAAGATAGTATCCAGCTTTTGCAAGGTCAAGCCGATACGGTGGTCTGTCACACGGTTTTGTGGGAAGTTGTAAGTACGGATACGCTCTGAACGGTCACCAGTACCAATGGTTGATTTACGCTCTGCATCCTGCTCATCTTGGGCAATCTGTGCAAAGTGGTCCGCAACACGGGCACGGATGATCTTCATGGCCTTTTCACGGTTTTTCTGCTGGGTCCGTTCTTCCTGCATCTCTACTTTGATGTTGGTTGGTAAGTGAACGATACGCACGGCAGTCGCAACCTTGTTGACGTTCTGTCCACCAGCACCAGATGCGTGGTAGATGTCGACACGAAGATCTTTTGGATCGATATCGTATTCCACTTCTTCCACTTCTGGCATGATGAGGACAGTTGCTGTTGAGGTGTGGACACGACCTTGGCTTTCTGTCACAGGGACACGTTGGACACGGTGAGCTCCTGATTCATACTTGAGTTTTGAATAAACAGATTGACCAGAGACCATTGCAACCACTTCCTTGATACCGCCGACACCATTGTAAGAAGCCTCCATGACTTCAAAACGCCAGCCTTGACCTTCTGCATACTTTTGGTACATGGTCAAGAGGTCGCCTGCAAAGAGGGCAGCTTCATCACCACCTGCGGCACCACGGATCTCCAAGATGATGTTTTTGTCATCGTTAGGGTCTTTTGGTAAAAGAAGGATTTTCAGCTTTTCTTCGTAAGCCTCTTTATCAGCCTTAGCTTGTTTGAGTTCTTCCTTAGCCATTTCCTCCAAGTCAGCATCACCAGAAGATTCTTTAATCATCTCTTCTGCATCGATAATGTTTTGAAGAACAACCTTGTATTCGCGGTAGGCTGTTACTGTATCACGAGTTGCAGCTTCTTCCTTAGACAACTCCATAAAACGCTTGGTATCGCTGACTACATCAGGGTCAGACAACAATTCACCAAGTTCCTCGTAGCGATCTTCCACCGCCTGTAATTGATCATAGATGTTCATAAAATTAAGATACAAAGCCCGTTAAGCAAGCACAGTCAAAATAGGAATTTCGACCAAGTGTTTTACAACACTAGGAGAAATTATCTTTTTGACACAGCTTGTAGGGCGTGTTCATTTCCTTTCTGTAATATGTGGGTCATGAAACAGGCACAGTTCGTAGCCCGTATTCAGTTCCTTTCTAAAAAATTGGAAAGAACACACTTCTTGTTAGCTTGTAGGGCGTGTTCATTTCCTTTCTGTAATATGTAGGTCGTGAAACAGGCACAGTTCCTAGCCTGTTTTCGGTTTTCAAAAATCGTACCTTCAGCCTTTGATTTATAACCTTGGGTTACAATTCAATCTCCGGTGAAAAGTAATGTTTGCGGCAAACTGGAATGTAGGTTTCATTTCCACCGATTTGAATCTGGGCACCTTCATAGGTTGGCTT is a genomic window of Streptococcus sp. 29896 containing:
- a CDS encoding nucleoid-associated protein; the encoded protein is MDIYIKQAIIHQFSPDDTELHLADDFVQITPKIEEYLRKKIERVYSDEAKTGQLGAESPFLDLLTDDLLESSRKIAQVWKEEFSVSENLKTNDLIFVHFEKNGQEHLAFMRIALRENLVHSQTDSQNPYTLTQNNLPSAGSAPDEAFILNRFSFKYHLIEKRIKYNGAFLHYFSDNLLQDNPRISAKKSIKAVEQTAQKIAEKFNQDDFQFQSKVKAAIFNHLEEENALSPEKLADQLFDQNLTARLSFVDELKEVVPEPISFEEIDSSRQLKKFENQKLSLSNGIELLVPNAVYQDAEAVEFIQNDNGTYSILIKNIEDIQTK
- the prmC gene encoding peptide chain release factor N(5)-glutamine methyltransferase — its product is MNYAQLFAAYEKQLVAIGEEAESLSFTFRGLKGLNFTEFLLLLRQEVTPTDKEEIEAIFQQLSQHRPAQYIIGKADFHGLEFAVDERVLIPRPETEELVDLILQENSGADLRILDIGTGSGAIAISLAKARPDWDVVAVDISKDALAVALENAKTNQVSVHFLESDVLQAVTGHFDIIVSNPPYISPDDTDEVGLNVLTSEPHLALFAEEDGLAIYRQIAEQAGAFLKKNGKLYFEIGYKQGQDLTDLLALHFPEKRIRVLKDQFGQDRKVVADDNG
- a CDS encoding L-threonylcarbamoyladenylate synthase, coding for MTMDKLRTILENGGAVVLPTETVYGLFAQALNEEAVNRVYQLKQRPRDKAMNLNVSNLNDIYFFSQNPPHYLEKLYNRFMPGPLTIILKANKNVPFWVNSGLDTVGFRLPKHEKTLRLIAETGPLIGPSANVSGQESGKEFTKLLSQFSEKLEGIADDKALTGIDSTILDLSGPKARILRQGSISQEEIQAAIPEIEFGD
- a CDS encoding lysozyme family protein, which gives rise to MMKKITRTIFLVVLVFLAYQFYVIRTNVKQVLSFQSTVQEVLISSQSPASEDLILAMIYTETKGLKADVMQSSEAETGTTNTISDSRESIQVGVAYLNQMFAAAEAANLDSWTAVQAYNYGPGYISYVAANGGENTIELSKNYSLTIVAPSLGNSDGETYTYYHPIAVLNGGKLYVNGGNIYYSRQVEFNQYLIRFMKLFI
- the glyA gene encoding serine hydroxymethyltransferase, which produces MIFDKVDYKDFDKEVWEAIQAEENRQQNNIELIASENVVSKAVMAAQGSILTNKYAEGYPGRRYYGGTECVDVIESLAIERAKEIFGAQYANVQPHSGSQANCAAYMALIEPGDTVMGMDLSAGGHLTHGAAVSFSGQTYNFVAYNVDEETGLLDYDAILEQAKEVQPKLIVAGASAYARTIDFAKFREIADAVGAKLMVDMAHIAGLVAAGLHPNPVPHAHITTTTTHKTLRGPRGGLILTNDEALIKKINSAIFPGIQGGPLEHVIAAKAVSFKEVLDPAFKDYAQKIIDNSKAMAEVFLANPNFKVITGGTDNHLFLVDVTKVVENGKVAQHLLDEVNITLNKNSIPYEKLSPFKTSGIRIGSAAITARGFGVEEARKVAELTIKALENAENEAVLEEVRQEVRALTDRFPLYELD
- the prfA gene encoding peptide chain release factor 1, giving the protein MNIYDQLQAVEDRYEELGELLSDPDVVSDTKRFMELSKEEAATRDTVTAYREYKVVLQNIIDAEEMIKESSGDADLEEMAKEELKQAKADKEAYEEKLKILLLPKDPNDDKNIILEIRGAAGGDEAALFAGDLLTMYQKYAEGQGWRFEVMEASYNGVGGIKEVVAMVSGQSVYSKLKYESGAHRVQRVPVTESQGRVHTSTATVLIMPEVEEVEYDIDPKDLRVDIYHASGAGGQNVNKVATAVRIVHLPTNIKVEMQEERTQQKNREKAMKIIRARVADHFAQIAQDEQDAERKSTIGTGDRSERIRTYNFPQNRVTDHRIGLTLQKLDTILSGKMDEVVDALVLYDQTQKLEELNK